Proteins from a single region of Primulina tabacum isolate GXHZ01 chromosome 5, ASM2559414v2, whole genome shotgun sequence:
- the LOC142546973 gene encoding shaggy-related protein kinase alpha-like, with product MASVGVAPTSGLRESGSHEMGVDRLPEEMHEMKIRDDKEMEATVVDGNGTETGHIIVTTIGGRNGQPKQTISYMAERVVGHGSFGVVFQAKCLETGESVAIKKVLQDKRYKNRELQTMRLLDHPNVVAFKHCFFSTTEKDELYLNLVLEYVPETVHRVIKHYNKLNQRMPLIYVKLYSYQIFRALGYIHRGIGVCHRDIKPQNLLVNPHTHQVKLCDFGSAKVLVKGEPNISYICSRYYRAPELIFGATEYTTAIDIWSAGCVLAELLLGQPLFPGESGVDQLVEIIKVLGTPTREEIKCMNPNYTEFKFPQIKAHPWHKVFHKRMPPEAVDLVSRLLQYSPNLRCTALDAMTHTFFDELRDSNTRLPNGRFLPPLFNFKPHELKGVPEEILIKLIPEHARKQCPFLGL from the exons ATGGCATCAGTGGGTGTAGCTCCCACTTCTGGTTTAAGGGAGTCTGGCAGTCATGAAATGGGGGTTGATAGGTTGCCTGAGGAGATGCATGAGATGAAAATCCGGGATGATAAG GAAATGGAAGCAACAGTTGTGGATGGTAATGGGACTGAGACTGGGCACATAATTGTGACAACTATTGGTGGCCGAAATGGTCAACCAAAGCAG ACAATTAGCTACATGGCTGAACGTGTTGTTGGACATGGATCATTTGGAGTAGTGTTCCAG GCAAAATGCTTGGAGACCGGCGAATCTGTTGCCATAAAGAAGGTTCTTCAGGACAAGAGGTACAAGAATCGTGAGCTGCAAACCATGCGCCTACTTGACCATCCAAATGTTGTGGCCTTCAAGCACTGTTTCTTCTCAACTACTGAAAAGGATGAGTTGTATCTTAATCTGGTACTCGAATATGTTCCGGAAACTGTCCATCGAGTTATCAAGCATTATAATAAGTTGAACCAGCGGATGCCTCTGATATATGTGAAGCTGTATAGCTACCAG ATCTTCAGAGCATTGGGCTACATCCATCGTGGAATTGGAGTATGTCACAGAGATATAAAGCCTCAAAATTTGTTG GTGAATCCACACACCCACCAGGTTAAATTATGTGACTTTGGAAGCGCAAAAGTGTTG GTCAAAGGGGAACCCAATATCTCTTACATTTGCTCTAGGTATTATAGAGCACCTGAGCTTATATTTGGAGCAACAGAGTATACTACAGCAATTGACATTTGGTCTGCTGGGTGTGTGCTTGCTGAGCTACTTCTTGGACAG CCCCTTTTCCCTGGTGAAAGTGGAGTAGACCAGCTTGTTGAGATCATCAAg GTTTTAGGTACTCCAACAAGGGAGGAAATTAAATGCATGAATCCTAACTACACCGAGTTCAAGTTTCCTCAGATCAAAGCTCATCCATGGCACAAG GTATTCCACAAACGCATGCCCCCAGAAGCGGTTGATCTTGTGTCAAGACTTCTACAATATTCTCCTAATCTGCGCTGCACTGCT CTGGATGCCATGACCCACACTTTTTTTGACGAGCTTCGTGATTCAAACACTCGTCTACCCAACGGGCGTTTTCTTCCCCCATTGTTCAACTTCAAGCCTCATG agttgaaaGGCGTTCCTGAGGAAATCCTGATAAAGTTGATACCTGAGCATGCTCGAAAGCAGTGTCCCTTCCTTGGGTTATAA